From a single bacterium genomic region:
- a CDS encoding transposase: MARTARIILPGKPHHVLQRGAAGETVFYEDIDRTTYLEHLARCAEEEQLDILAYCLLENRVHLVAVPKTEDSLAMTLRRTHSFYSRWLNAHLGRSGNVWGGRFMSSPLDNEWMLKAIRYVERLPVVETNLRKAERYAWSSAAAHCGQREDDVLSKRLSLAKEVPNWSKWLAEKQPEEETMALARTIKRNQAIGSPQFLGRLEKKFGRNVGPKPIGRPRKR, translated from the coding sequence ATGGCACGAACTGCGAGAATCATCCTTCCAGGCAAACCTCATCATGTCCTGCAACGTGGGGCTGCGGGTGAGACCGTGTTTTATGAGGACATCGACCGAACCACTTACCTCGAGCATCTGGCGCGATGTGCCGAGGAAGAACAGCTCGATATTCTCGCCTATTGCCTGCTCGAGAATCGAGTCCATCTCGTTGCCGTTCCAAAAACCGAAGATAGTCTCGCGATGACCCTGCGACGCACGCACAGCTTCTATAGTCGCTGGCTGAACGCGCACCTGGGTCGATCCGGGAACGTCTGGGGCGGACGTTTCATGTCCTCGCCGCTCGACAACGAATGGATGCTGAAGGCCATCCGCTACGTCGAGCGCCTGCCCGTCGTTGAGACAAATCTCCGCAAAGCCGAACGCTATGCCTGGAGCAGCGCCGCCGCCCACTGCGGACAGCGCGAAGACGACGTGCTCTCGAAGCGCCTGAGCCTGGCCAAAGAAGTTCCCAACTGGTCGAAGTGGTTGGCGGAGAAACAGCCTGAGGAAGAAACGATGGCGCTGGCTCGCACGATCAAGCGCAACCAGGCCATCGGAAGCCCACAATTCCTCGGTCGTTTAGAGAAGAAATTCGGACGCAACGTCGGCCCCAAACCCATCGGCCGGCCACGGAAGCGCTAG